In candidate division KSB1 bacterium, one genomic interval encodes:
- a CDS encoding GDP-mannose 4,6-dehydratase: MYYFVTGGAGFIGSHLIERLLAENHHVWCLDNFNDYYPPEMKQKNLEVAQSHANFKLIQGDILDERLLTDIFQSQQFDGIIHLAARAGVRPSVQQPKLYEEVNVRGTLNLLEIARVFQVQKFIMASSSSVYGNNRKVPFSEDDPVDQPISPYAATKKAAELIGYTYWNLFNISVTCLRFFTVYGPRQRPDMAIHKFTRLIANDEEIPIYGDGSAQRDFTFISDIIEGVVRSIERCQGYHIYNLGDSRVVSLMQLLNLIEQNLGKRAKIKYLPAQPGDVRITYADIQKATDDLGYRPLVPIEQGIAAFVEWFLQYDNHFGSARSSK, translated from the coding sequence ATGTACTATTTTGTGACTGGGGGAGCTGGTTTTATCGGGTCGCATTTGATTGAACGCCTTTTAGCGGAGAATCATCATGTTTGGTGTCTCGATAATTTCAACGACTATTACCCACCCGAGATGAAACAGAAAAATCTTGAAGTTGCCCAGTCGCATGCCAATTTTAAATTGATTCAAGGAGACATCCTTGATGAGCGGCTGTTAACAGACATTTTTCAAAGTCAACAGTTTGATGGTATTATTCATTTGGCAGCTCGCGCTGGCGTTCGGCCTTCGGTGCAACAACCAAAACTTTATGAAGAAGTAAATGTGAGGGGAACGCTTAACCTGCTGGAGATCGCTCGGGTTTTCCAGGTCCAGAAGTTTATCATGGCTTCGTCTTCGTCGGTTTACGGCAACAATCGCAAAGTGCCTTTTTCTGAGGACGACCCAGTAGACCAGCCGATTTCCCCCTATGCGGCGACTAAAAAAGCCGCTGAGTTGATCGGCTATACCTATTGGAATTTGTTCAACATCTCTGTCACGTGTCTCAGGTTCTTTACAGTTTATGGGCCGAGACAGCGACCTGATATGGCAATTCATAAATTCACCCGATTAATCGCCAACGATGAAGAGATTCCCATTTATGGAGATGGCTCAGCTCAGCGCGATTTCACCTTTATTTCGGACATTATTGAGGGGGTCGTGCGTTCGATCGAACGATGCCAAGGTTATCACATCTACAATCTCGGTGATTCCCGTGTGGTATCATTGATGCAGTTGCTGAACCTGATTGAGCAGAACCTGGGCAAAAGGGCAAAGATTAAATATCTCCCGGCCCAGCCAGGGGACGTCCGCATCACCTATGCGGATATTCAGAAAGCCACTGATGATCTCGGCTATCGTCCGCTTGTCCCCATTGAACAGGGCATTGCGGCATTTGTTGAATGGTTTCTCCAATATGACAATCATTTCGGATCCGCTCGTTCGTCGAAGTAA
- a CDS encoding STAS domain-containing protein: MQGIELNLNKIGTRGDIALLRIKGYIDTTTSSEVSGKLSEIIRSGCFQLIIDMGGVNYVSSAGWGVFVGEIRNIREHGGDLKIVQMMPDVFEVFEMLEFNRILDYYETIEEAVNDFDISIGLDITQNWQLRQPEVSADAVSVSIPSPKSMVKPAIQKGEQKVHPRALFSKPKIDEATLPLVEKIKILVIENPNDGAWEIKKKLNTQRFGNVSVGYFKIRDILKKYNLETKEKRYRFYRSR, from the coding sequence ATGCAGGGAATAGAGCTCAATCTAAACAAGATTGGCACGAGGGGGGACATTGCGCTATTACGGATCAAAGGCTATATTGATACGACGACCTCGAGCGAGGTTTCAGGGAAATTAAGTGAAATCATTCGCAGCGGCTGCTTTCAATTAATCATTGATATGGGGGGCGTCAATTACGTGAGCAGTGCCGGATGGGGAGTGTTTGTGGGAGAAATTCGGAACATCCGGGAGCATGGGGGGGATCTAAAGATTGTTCAAATGATGCCCGATGTCTTTGAAGTGTTTGAGATGCTCGAATTCAACAGAATTCTTGATTATTACGAAACCATAGAAGAAGCAGTCAACGATTTTGACATCAGCATTGGTCTTGACATTACGCAGAATTGGCAATTGCGGCAACCTGAAGTCTCAGCAGATGCAGTTTCTGTATCTATCCCATCACCCAAATCGATGGTAAAGCCTGCCATCCAGAAAGGCGAGCAGAAAGTGCATCCGAGGGCCCTCTTTAGTAAGCCAAAAATCGATGAGGCTACATTGCCGTTAGTCGAGAAAATCAAAATACTGGTCATTGAGAATCCGAATGACGGTGCCTGGGAGATCAAAAAGAAATTGAATACCCAGCGATTTGGGAATGTTTCGGTTGGCTATTTCAAAATTCGTGATATTCTCAAAAAATATAACTTGGAAACCAAAGAAAAAAGGTATCGATTCTATCGCTCACGTTAA
- a CDS encoding polysaccharide biosynthesis tyrosine autokinase — protein MPGMEEMFFESDSNEESSFDLNRYIQAILKRKWLILAIVLGVSIPWLLYLKSLPPTYEASCQIRFRNLEREGEAAISDDRITELKSRSFAERVVAQLGLTLSMEKGKNNIHRRKLFEEFTSTQNPEAGDYVFRWQDDGTYKIMRKIEDREILIDEGALLQAQMASRSTNAGFTFRLTSDFSNLPHEINFKIVQFRRAVESFQNRTEITVLGGNILKLTMTDHDPVLAAQMVNRLADIYVLESRSLKKKSADAKKNIIKERLEHAREELEQAKEELRAFKSTHFVSLDTETRAQMDEKNRIETELSAYQNARDAIRTLLDKIISIGNSIESQKDLKYVYIQLANLPTFETNPRMGFLKEELADLERQYEEGVRTYTERHESVIAISQKIAQSRNKVKQEAESHMDNLNSKIAQLSSRLASLEFKLKQQLPADQLRLQELEDQYKAKTELYNQLYSQFQLAELQQVAETENVDILDPALIPDYPVNRDKKKKAAMGILFSLALGVGIALAIDFFDKSIKTVDDVKKFLKLEVLGAIPSIDFKDLNDYQDSEKIKQIDQQLVTYDYSPTPIGEAYRSLRTNLVFSKQTGRIHSFVITSTAPGDGKSFTAANVAISMAQHKSNTLIIDADLRRGVLHNTFGVPKEPGLTNYLTGMVSFQHIINETLTPNLSMISCGSLLPNPSELLGSPQMKRFLDEARRKFDIIIFDSPPLNAATDAIVIGTQVDAVVLVIRAGVTDRNLAKQKLEMFKNVPVRLLGVVLNGTHAEFGHDGYSYYHY, from the coding sequence ATGCCTGGTATGGAGGAGATGTTTTTTGAGAGCGATTCCAATGAGGAATCGAGCTTTGATCTGAATCGATATATTCAGGCCATTTTAAAAAGAAAATGGTTGATTCTTGCTATCGTTTTGGGGGTATCGATCCCATGGTTATTATATTTGAAGAGCCTACCCCCGACTTATGAGGCATCATGTCAAATTCGGTTCCGTAATCTTGAGCGAGAAGGGGAAGCGGCGATCAGCGACGATCGGATTACCGAGCTAAAAAGCCGATCTTTTGCTGAGCGGGTTGTGGCGCAGTTGGGATTAACGCTATCGATGGAGAAGGGGAAGAACAATATCCACCGACGCAAATTATTTGAAGAGTTTACTTCGACCCAAAATCCAGAGGCTGGGGACTATGTGTTTCGCTGGCAAGATGATGGGACGTATAAAATCATGCGAAAAATTGAAGATCGAGAGATTTTGATCGATGAAGGCGCATTATTGCAGGCGCAAATGGCGTCTCGTTCCACTAACGCTGGCTTTACGTTTCGTTTAACCTCGGATTTTTCGAATTTGCCGCACGAGATCAACTTTAAAATCGTTCAGTTTCGCCGGGCAGTGGAATCATTTCAGAATCGAACCGAAATCACCGTGTTGGGTGGCAATATCCTAAAATTGACGATGACTGATCATGATCCAGTTCTGGCCGCTCAGATGGTCAATCGTTTGGCCGACATTTATGTTTTAGAGAGCAGATCTTTGAAAAAGAAAAGCGCTGATGCCAAGAAAAACATTATCAAAGAGCGGTTGGAACACGCCAGGGAGGAGCTCGAGCAGGCAAAAGAAGAATTACGGGCCTTCAAAAGCACTCATTTTGTCAGTCTTGACACCGAGACACGAGCGCAGATGGATGAAAAAAATCGGATCGAAACGGAGCTAAGCGCCTACCAGAACGCCCGCGATGCAATCAGAACATTGCTCGACAAAATTATCAGCATCGGAAATAGCATTGAAAGTCAGAAGGATTTGAAATACGTTTACATTCAATTGGCCAATCTTCCGACCTTCGAGACCAACCCAAGAATGGGATTTTTAAAAGAAGAACTCGCAGATCTTGAACGACAGTATGAAGAGGGAGTGCGGACCTATACGGAGCGACATGAATCGGTGATCGCCATTAGCCAAAAGATAGCGCAGAGTCGGAATAAGGTTAAGCAGGAAGCGGAGAGCCACATGGACAATCTGAACTCAAAAATCGCACAACTTTCCTCTCGGTTGGCGTCGTTAGAGTTTAAACTGAAACAACAACTCCCTGCTGACCAGTTGCGACTGCAAGAGTTGGAGGATCAATATAAGGCTAAGACAGAGCTGTATAACCAGTTATATTCACAATTCCAATTGGCAGAGCTCCAGCAGGTAGCCGAAACCGAAAATGTTGACATTTTAGATCCAGCGCTTATCCCAGATTATCCAGTTAATCGCGATAAAAAGAAAAAGGCGGCGATGGGTATTTTGTTCAGTTTGGCTTTGGGGGTCGGTATTGCTTTGGCGATCGATTTTTTTGATAAAAGCATCAAGACCGTGGATGACGTGAAGAAGTTTCTTAAGCTGGAGGTGCTTGGCGCAATTCCAAGCATTGATTTTAAAGATCTGAATGACTATCAGGATTCGGAAAAAATCAAGCAAATTGACCAGCAGTTAGTCACTTATGATTATTCACCGACGCCGATCGGTGAGGCTTATCGGTCGTTGCGCACGAATTTGGTGTTTTCGAAACAAACGGGGCGAATCCATTCATTTGTGATCACGAGTACAGCTCCTGGCGATGGTAAGTCGTTTACTGCAGCGAATGTCGCCATTTCTATGGCTCAACATAAGAGCAATACTTTGATTATCGATGCGGACCTGCGACGTGGGGTGCTCCACAACACTTTTGGTGTACCGAAGGAACCTGGATTGACCAACTATTTGACTGGCATGGTGAGCTTTCAGCACATCATCAACGAAACCCTGACACCCAACCTGTCGATGATCAGTTGCGGTTCACTGCTGCCCAATCCTTCGGAGCTGTTGGGCTCTCCGCAAATGAAGCGCTTTTTGGATGAGGCACGCCGCAAATTCGATATTATCATTTTTGATAGCCCGCCGCTGAATGCTGCAACCGATGCCATTGTCATCGGTACCCAGGTGGATGCGGTGGTGTTAGTGATTCGAGCTGGGGTTACAGATCGAAATCTGGCTAAACAGAAGTTGGAAATGTTTAAAAACGTGCCGGTGCGATTGCTGGGCGTTGTTCTTAATGGCACTCACGCCGAATTCGGCCATGATGGATATAGCTATTATCACTATTAA
- a CDS encoding polysaccharide biosynthesis/export family protein, with product MMARLQNRLLRIWGIGLICALFGLLWSTSINALQKKGTINEFNPGDAVRISVIELGRGMDRSPLNISGDYTINSAGYITLPIIGNVKAVGNDRNSLAKNLVELYSPYLKEPYITTTPLIRITLMGAFNKPGSYRISPESSLWQLIELAGGPKEDCDLNSIRVERGGKVLMKNMLEQFERGHSLEDIGVRSGDQIIAKGRSSFGLREIMNYSYFIMTAVSMYFSIKSYNR from the coding sequence ATGATGGCTAGGCTGCAAAATCGTTTGCTGAGGATTTGGGGGATTGGTTTGATTTGCGCTTTGTTTGGTTTGCTTTGGAGTACATCAATCAATGCGCTGCAGAAAAAAGGGACGATCAATGAATTCAACCCTGGCGATGCTGTCAGAATTTCTGTTATCGAGCTGGGGCGAGGGATGGATCGAAGTCCGCTCAATATTAGCGGCGATTATACGATCAATAGCGCAGGATATATAACCCTCCCGATCATTGGCAATGTGAAAGCGGTGGGAAATGATCGGAATAGTCTCGCTAAAAATCTGGTTGAACTCTACAGCCCATATTTGAAAGAGCCATACATCACGACGACCCCATTGATCCGGATCACGTTGATGGGGGCGTTCAACAAGCCTGGTTCATATCGCATCAGTCCAGAGAGCTCGCTGTGGCAGCTCATCGAATTAGCAGGTGGGCCAAAGGAGGATTGTGATCTGAATAGCATTCGGGTTGAGCGAGGCGGCAAGGTTCTGATGAAAAATATGCTTGAACAATTCGAGAGAGGGCATTCTTTGGAGGATATTGGTGTTCGATCAGGGGACCAGATAATTGCCAAGGGGAGATCGAGTTTCGGACTTCGAGAGATTATGAACTATAGCTATTTTATCATGACTGCTGTATCGATGTATTTTAGCATTAAAAGCTATAATCGGTAA
- a CDS encoding porin family protein — protein MITKTSFLRLVAVLILLFTSTIAQGGSEQTNFGIGLKAGANRLEGDWRNPSLKPMIYGQLIYNLFDYLAICAEGGYSKVGTKDNTAIETILIPYEGHLMFSFYPLGRVNPYVILGGGGVFWNYTENGQTKVDPNTGKYFKGYDSFIKSGGGLEIALNRARSFYLNLGATYRLSFTDWLDINKSGNENDGVIDVHGGLTFYFRTNSRGDRDNDGVPDELDLKPEIKEDPDGYMDHDGKPEGIPPISIPKSSGSDEESDRQPPVVIHSPVKRVESGRDIRIRADIYEDRKLKVASILYRPVGSDQWKVGQLLNVGGTLYEGVIPGRSVQKQGVEYCVIAVDEAISGVGYSGLPKIPNRVEVLGHPKFWRIVAGSAALIGWGASGYYILKKQK, from the coding sequence TTGATCACGAAAACGTCCTTTCTTCGGCTTGTCGCCGTTTTGATCTTGCTATTCACATCAACAATTGCGCAAGGGGGGAGTGAACAAACAAATTTTGGGATCGGCTTAAAAGCTGGAGCAAATCGATTGGAAGGGGATTGGCGGAATCCCTCCCTCAAACCGATGATCTATGGTCAGTTGATTTATAATTTGTTCGATTATCTGGCTATTTGTGCAGAAGGCGGATATTCAAAGGTCGGTACCAAAGATAATACGGCGATTGAAACCATCCTCATCCCCTATGAAGGTCATTTGATGTTCTCCTTTTACCCGCTGGGCAGAGTTAATCCCTATGTGATTCTTGGCGGTGGAGGAGTTTTTTGGAATTACACCGAAAATGGACAAACGAAAGTCGACCCCAATACCGGGAAATATTTCAAAGGATATGATTCGTTCATCAAAAGTGGTGGTGGCCTAGAAATCGCCCTTAATCGAGCTCGGAGCTTTTATTTAAATCTCGGAGCTACCTATAGACTTTCATTCACCGATTGGTTAGATATCAACAAATCTGGGAATGAAAATGATGGCGTTATTGATGTCCATGGTGGCCTCACTTTTTATTTTCGAACCAATTCTCGGGGTGATCGGGATAATGATGGGGTTCCTGACGAATTAGATTTGAAGCCAGAGATAAAGGAAGATCCAGATGGATATATGGATCATGATGGCAAACCTGAGGGTATCCCTCCAATTAGCATTCCAAAGAGCTCTGGTAGTGATGAAGAGAGCGATCGTCAGCCTCCTGTGGTCATTCATTCGCCAGTCAAACGAGTAGAAAGTGGAAGAGACATTCGAATTCGAGCCGATATCTATGAAGATCGAAAGCTGAAAGTCGCATCGATTTTATATCGACCTGTGGGATCGGATCAATGGAAGGTGGGTCAGCTATTGAACGTAGGGGGAACTCTGTATGAGGGTGTCATACCTGGGAGAAGTGTCCAAAAACAGGGTGTAGAATATTGTGTCATTGCCGTGGATGAGGCAATTAGCGGGGTTGGTTATAGTGGATTACCGAAAATCCCAAATCGCGTTGAAGTTTTGGGACATCCGAAATTCTGGCGGATTGTTGCTGGATCGGCCGCGTTAATCGGTTGGGGGGCATCTGGCTATTACATTTTAAAAAAACAAAAGTAG
- a CDS encoding sugar transferase — MVKEKEAFIVNIMKFTDATVVIISFVLAYFIDDFFRSIYDFHEMAYAIAPTLEGLIYFSKMNWPLTVSIVPVWLLILSALDAYKDFRTRVFKKELLIILKAALFSVIVFGSIFFILQMQFTSRLYVAIFTLTTSICLIVEKRLFSQLLNLMHKSGYNQVNLLIVGTGRRAQEFIRAVKSHANWGLRIVGLIDDEHGLYGKEIEGYRVLGRIQDIPFILHRKVIDRVIFVVPRLWLHRLDDVILACEREGISTSISLDLYDLRIAKMRQTNFNNFPLLEFETFTAKEWQLFIKRLMDIVLSLFFLIITSPIYLITAIAIKLTSKGPVFFQQIRCGLNGRKFTLYKFRSMIVGAEMKKKMLEKMNEMDGPVFKIRHDPRITKVGRIIRKFSIDELPQFINVLKGDMSIVGPRPPLPVEVEMYELWQRRRLSLKPGITCIWQVSGRNNVNFERWMEMDLEYIDNWSLWLDIKILIKTVWVVLTGYGAS, encoded by the coding sequence ATGGTTAAAGAGAAAGAGGCATTCATTGTCAACATCATGAAATTTACTGACGCAACGGTTGTCATAATATCGTTTGTGTTAGCCTATTTCATCGATGATTTTTTCAGAAGCATCTATGATTTCCATGAGATGGCTTATGCCATCGCTCCTACTCTGGAAGGATTGATCTATTTCTCGAAGATGAATTGGCCTTTGACGGTTTCGATCGTTCCTGTGTGGCTGTTAATCCTTTCTGCGCTAGATGCATATAAAGATTTTCGCACTCGGGTGTTCAAAAAAGAACTCCTGATTATCCTCAAAGCGGCGCTGTTTTCGGTGATCGTATTTGGGAGCATCTTCTTCATTTTGCAGATGCAATTCACCAGCCGACTCTATGTCGCCATCTTCACGCTGACCACGAGCATTTGCCTGATCGTCGAAAAGCGATTGTTCTCACAATTGTTGAATCTAATGCACAAAAGCGGTTACAACCAGGTTAACTTGTTGATCGTGGGCACCGGCCGTCGCGCTCAGGAGTTCATTCGCGCGGTAAAAAGCCATGCCAACTGGGGACTGCGGATTGTTGGGCTGATCGATGATGAGCATGGCCTATATGGCAAAGAGATTGAAGGCTACCGCGTTCTGGGTCGAATTCAAGATATCCCCTTTATATTGCATCGAAAAGTGATCGATCGGGTGATTTTTGTTGTGCCGAGGCTCTGGCTTCATCGGTTGGACGATGTGATCCTTGCTTGTGAGCGGGAAGGGATTTCAACCTCGATTTCGCTGGATCTATATGATCTGCGGATCGCCAAGATGCGGCAGACCAATTTCAATAATTTCCCGTTGCTTGAATTTGAAACTTTCACCGCTAAAGAATGGCAGCTTTTTATCAAGCGGCTAATGGATATTGTGCTCTCACTGTTCTTTTTGATTATTACCTCACCGATCTATTTGATAACGGCTATTGCTATTAAATTAACTTCAAAGGGACCAGTCTTCTTTCAACAAATCCGCTGTGGACTCAATGGTCGCAAGTTTACGCTTTACAAATTTCGCTCGATGATCGTTGGGGCTGAGATGAAAAAGAAGATGCTCGAAAAAATGAATGAAATGGATGGCCCAGTATTTAAAATCCGGCACGATCCGAGGATCACCAAAGTTGGTCGCATTATTCGAAAATTTAGTATCGATGAGCTGCCGCAATTTATTAATGTCTTAAAGGGAGATATGAGCATTGTTGGTCCGCGACCTCCGTTGCCCGTGGAAGTGGAAATGTATGAGTTATGGCAACGCCGAAGGCTCAGTTTAAAGCCAGGGATCACCTGCATCTGGCAAGTCAGCGGCCGAAACAACGTGAATTTCGAACGTTGGATGGAAATGGACCTGGAGTATATCGATAACTGGTCATTATGGTTAGATATTAAAATCTTGATCAAAACCGTTTGGGTGGTGCTCACTGGGTATGGGGCTAGTTGA
- a CDS encoding glycogen synthase codes for MQGTFKILYAAAEIAPFVKTTAMAEAANSLARALKDFGHDIRLFIPKYSVINDRKYTIREVIRLKAIKVAMGDKVSYVDVKSAFLPNSKVQVYFVENKDFFDRPDPFIDPETGQPYSDNAERFSFFCNAIFVILTKLHWQPDIIHCNDWHTALIPYLLKYIYEKDPFYSKIKTLLSIHDLSAQGVFNAEVLPSIGFPQEIFTPNSPFEHNGKVNLLKAGLLSADFINTTSKIYAKQIQTSMEASFGLQDTFRIRAKNIVGIPSGANYSVWNPETDPLIPYQFSKKDFRGKLQNKEHLLAALGMPFKQELPLIGIPLQNLSQDAQTTIVAALNEIIQLNVQLLLYGGGSTSLQKSLQSVVKKNPQKIAFQFQYDEAFEHLVVAGCDLFFNPCKIEPCGSIDIYCLKYGTIPIVHESIGVMDLIKSYDATMNKGNCFTYSDYSVPSMMQAVIAAINLFKDDANWRKLMDRNMRLNFSWELAAENYQKLYEKIIN; via the coding sequence ATGCAAGGAACATTTAAAATTCTTTACGCTGCTGCTGAGATTGCTCCGTTTGTGAAGACCACCGCTATGGCAGAAGCGGCGAATTCGCTTGCCCGAGCATTAAAGGATTTTGGACATGACATCAGGCTTTTTATTCCAAAATACAGCGTAATAAATGACCGAAAATACACGATCCGCGAGGTCATTCGTTTGAAAGCGATTAAGGTAGCGATGGGGGATAAAGTCAGCTATGTGGATGTAAAGTCGGCTTTTCTACCGAACTCAAAAGTTCAAGTATACTTTGTCGAGAATAAAGATTTTTTTGATCGCCCCGATCCATTCATTGATCCAGAGACAGGCCAACCCTATTCTGATAATGCCGAACGCTTCAGCTTTTTTTGCAATGCTATTTTCGTCATACTTACAAAATTGCACTGGCAGCCCGATATCATTCACTGCAATGATTGGCACACTGCATTGATACCTTATTTGCTGAAATATATTTATGAAAAGGATCCATTTTATTCCAAAATAAAGACGTTGCTAAGCATTCATGACCTTTCTGCTCAAGGGGTCTTTAATGCTGAAGTTCTGCCTTCCATTGGATTCCCGCAAGAAATATTTACTCCCAATAGCCCATTTGAACATAATGGAAAGGTTAATTTGCTAAAAGCTGGTTTGCTGAGCGCCGACTTTATTAATACCACCAGTAAAATCTATGCCAAACAGATCCAAACATCAATGGAAGCGAGTTTCGGTCTTCAGGATACGTTTCGTATTCGGGCTAAAAACATAGTTGGAATACCCAGCGGAGCGAATTACTCCGTCTGGAACCCCGAAACCGATCCGCTAATTCCATATCAATTTTCCAAGAAAGATTTTCGTGGCAAGCTGCAAAATAAGGAACATCTTTTGGCAGCATTGGGGATGCCATTTAAACAGGAATTGCCGCTTATTGGAATTCCATTGCAAAATCTATCTCAAGATGCCCAAACGACAATTGTAGCTGCTTTGAATGAGATTATTCAGCTCAATGTTCAACTGCTTCTCTATGGGGGAGGAAGTACCAGCCTTCAAAAATCATTGCAATCAGTGGTGAAGAAAAATCCGCAAAAAATCGCTTTCCAATTTCAATATGATGAAGCTTTTGAGCATCTGGTGGTGGCAGGATGTGATTTATTTTTTAATCCATGCAAGATTGAGCCGTGTGGATCGATTGATATTTATTGCCTGAAATATGGAACGATTCCGATTGTCCATGAATCTATTGGGGTGATGGATCTGATCAAAAGCTACGATGCAACGATGAACAAAGGTAATTGTTTTACTTATTCGGATTATTCGGTTCCATCGATGATGCAGGCTGTGATCGCAGCAATAAATTTATTTAAAGACGATGCGAATTGGCGAAAATTGATGGACCGAAACATGCGATTGAATTTTTCATGGGAATTAGCAGCAGAAAATTATCAGAAGCTATATGAAAAGATCATTAATTAA
- the ybgF gene encoding tol-pal system protein YbgF: protein MRSKHLASIICSLSLLVLIFAGCATTKQESTVQGQPAGSELDQILGASEEGQKQEAADEAEVLRLLGIAKEKAEPEPAPQPTSTDDQLKKDIAELERRLAEKDAEIARLKSDLEAAKEEKTSKIESSSERQPSVATKTEISTTFTGDLRQDYQNALSEYYNRNYKLAIQLFEELLARYPNTSLSDNCRYWIGESYYALGNFNQAIIEFTKVFSFANSNKLDDAQLKLGLCYLRLGDRERARQEFERLISDYPNSEYVTKAQQYLSKL, encoded by the coding sequence ATGAGATCAAAACATCTGGCAAGCATCATATGCAGCCTGAGCTTGCTGGTCCTGATCTTTGCTGGGTGTGCAACCACCAAACAGGAGAGCACTGTTCAAGGCCAGCCCGCGGGGTCAGAATTGGATCAGATCTTAGGCGCTTCAGAGGAGGGGCAAAAACAAGAGGCAGCAGATGAAGCGGAAGTGCTTCGGCTGCTGGGTATTGCTAAGGAAAAAGCAGAACCAGAACCGGCTCCGCAACCGACAAGCACCGATGATCAATTGAAGAAGGATATTGCAGAACTCGAGCGCAGGTTAGCTGAAAAAGATGCTGAAATCGCCCGACTCAAATCCGATCTTGAAGCCGCCAAGGAAGAAAAGACAAGCAAAATCGAATCGAGCAGCGAGAGACAGCCTTCGGTAGCCACAAAAACGGAGATATCAACAACTTTTACTGGCGATCTGCGCCAAGATTATCAGAACGCATTGTCAGAATACTATAACCGCAATTATAAGTTGGCGATCCAGTTATTCGAAGAATTATTAGCTCGGTATCCGAATACCTCTTTGTCTGATAACTGTCGCTATTGGATCGGAGAGAGCTACTACGCTTTGGGTAACTTTAATCAAGCGATCATCGAGTTTACCAAGGTATTCTCGTTCGCCAATTCCAACAAGCTGGACGATGCTCAGCTCAAATTGGGCCTATGCTATCTAAGATTAGGCGATCGAGAACGCGCGCGACAAGAATTCGAACGGCTGATAAGTGACTACCCCAACAGCGAATATGTAACTAAAGCCCAACAATATCTATCCAAGCTATAG
- a CDS encoding glycosyltransferase family 4 protein has product MKVLMIAPQPFFQPRGTPISVLHRIHALSQLGHQIDLVTYHLGQTIPFENVTYYRIPKIPFIRKIKVGPSKAKILVDFFVILKTLSRLMKVNYDVIHSHEEAGFFGAWLARKFGIMHLYDMHSSLPQQLTNFKFTRLKFLIHLFERLERKTIERSDALITICPELYNYVAQLYPGKKQMLIENVADNSVVFGDEPGPELDLRQQYQLNSKTIILYAGTFEPYQGLDLLIDASQAVIAKDKNVKFALVGGNPKQVAHYQRMVTQRNLDDYFVFTGQVAPNLVPKFLEIADILVTPRIEGNNTPLKIYSYLRSGKPIVATNHITHTQVLNDQVALLTECTAEAFANGLIRVLKDEPLRKSLSENARLLAQEKYSYEVYLQKTRNLYYFLEQKKRLIKEIK; this is encoded by the coding sequence ATGAAAGTATTAATGATTGCACCGCAACCATTTTTTCAGCCTAGAGGAACACCCATCAGCGTATTGCATCGCATCCATGCATTATCGCAATTGGGACATCAGATTGACCTTGTGACATATCATCTGGGTCAGACTATACCGTTTGAAAATGTCACCTATTATCGGATTCCGAAAATCCCATTCATCAGAAAAATTAAAGTTGGGCCTTCCAAAGCCAAGATTTTAGTCGATTTTTTTGTGATTCTCAAAACGCTTAGTCGGCTAATGAAGGTGAATTATGATGTGATTCACTCGCATGAAGAAGCTGGTTTTTTTGGGGCATGGCTCGCCCGAAAATTCGGTATCATGCATTTATACGATATGCATTCCTCGCTGCCGCAGCAATTAACCAATTTCAAATTTACGCGGCTAAAATTTCTCATCCATTTGTTCGAACGCCTGGAACGAAAAACTATCGAACGATCGGATGCACTGATTACGATTTGTCCTGAACTGTACAATTACGTTGCTCAGCTCTATCCCGGCAAAAAGCAAATGCTCATCGAAAATGTAGCCGATAATAGCGTTGTTTTTGGGGATGAGCCTGGACCAGAATTGGATTTGCGTCAGCAATATCAGTTGAATTCGAAAACGATCATCTTATATGCTGGCACATTCGAGCCTTATCAGGGATTAGATTTATTGATTGACGCGAGCCAGGCAGTTATTGCCAAGGACAAGAATGTCAAATTCGCTTTGGTCGGAGGGAATCCAAAGCAGGTGGCTCATTATCAGCGAATGGTAACCCAGCGCAATTTGGATGATTATTTCGTTTTTACTGGACAAGTTGCCCCAAATCTGGTCCCCAAATTTTTGGAGATCGCCGATATATTGGTGACGCCGCGGATCGAGGGCAATAATACCCCATTGAAAATTTATTCTTATCTGCGCTCGGGCAAACCGATCGTTGCAACTAACCATATCACCCATACTCAGGTCCTCAATGATCAGGTAGCGCTGCTGACAGAGTGCACGGCAGAGGCTTTCGCCAATGGCTTAATTCGGGTGCTTAAGGATGAACCATTAAGGAAATCTTTATCGGAAAACGCTCGGCTGTTGGCACAGGAAAAGTATAGCTATGAAGTCTATCTTCAAAAAACCCGCAATTTGTATTACTTTTTAGAACAGAAAAAAAGGCTCATTAAGGAGATCAAATAA